A genomic segment from candidate division KSB1 bacterium encodes:
- the fabF gene encoding beta-ketoacyl-ACP synthase II, whose translation MTRRVVVTGIGLISPLGITIKDFWEALIAGKSGVDYIKRFDTSEFETKIAAEVKNFDVNDYLDRKEARRMDTFTQYAVIASKFAIDDSGLKLDRENLDRIGVIIGSGIGGMDTFEREYRNYFDKGPRKISPFFIPMMIPDIAPGYISIRFGFKGPNYSTISACASSSHAIGNAFRSIQYGESDVMITGGSEATITPMGVGGFNAMKALSTRNDHPQRASRPFDADRDGFVMGEGAGILVLESEEHALRRDAKIYGEIIGVGYTADAFHITAPASDGDGAMRVMKNALKDAKISIDEVDYINAHGTSTPYNDKIESLAIKKVFGERAYRIPISSTKSMTGHLLGASGSIELIATLLTLKHDIIHPTINYETPDPDCDLNYTPNKAIHKTVNIAISNSFGFGGHNVCLVAKKYPS comes from the coding sequence ATGACCCGTCGTGTTGTCGTAACCGGGATTGGATTGATAAGTCCGTTAGGCATAACGATCAAAGATTTTTGGGAGGCGTTGATCGCGGGGAAAAGTGGAGTTGATTACATTAAGCGCTTCGATACCAGCGAATTCGAGACCAAAATCGCTGCTGAAGTGAAAAATTTCGATGTCAATGACTATTTGGACCGCAAAGAGGCGCGCCGAATGGATACGTTTACCCAATATGCTGTCATTGCATCGAAATTTGCCATTGATGATTCGGGTTTGAAATTGGATCGGGAGAACCTGGATCGGATCGGTGTGATTATCGGCTCTGGTATCGGAGGAATGGATACGTTCGAGCGCGAATATCGCAACTATTTCGACAAAGGGCCTCGTAAGATCAGTCCATTCTTTATTCCAATGATGATCCCAGATATAGCTCCAGGTTATATCAGTATTCGATTTGGGTTCAAAGGGCCGAATTATTCGACGATTTCTGCCTGTGCTTCAAGCAGCCATGCCATCGGCAATGCGTTCCGATCGATCCAATATGGCGAAAGTGATGTCATGATCACTGGGGGATCGGAAGCGACGATTACGCCCATGGGAGTGGGCGGGTTTAATGCCATGAAAGCGCTGTCGACTCGGAACGATCACCCCCAGCGCGCCAGTCGGCCATTTGACGCAGACCGCGATGGCTTTGTAATGGGCGAAGGGGCAGGAATTTTGGTGCTTGAGTCAGAAGAACATGCCTTGCGGCGCGACGCGAAAATCTATGGTGAAATTATTGGTGTCGGTTATACTGCCGATGCATTTCACATTACTGCTCCGGCTTCAGACGGCGATGGCGCCATGCGGGTCATGAAAAACGCCCTGAAAGACGCTAAAATTTCGATCGACGAGGTCGATTACATCAATGCCCATGGCACTTCTACGCCTTATAATGATAAAATCGAATCTTTAGCTATCAAAAAAGTCTTTGGTGAACGGGCCTATCGTATTCCCATTAGCTCGACGAAATCGATGACTGGGCATTTGCTGGGGGCTTCAGGCAGCATCGAACTCATTGCAACCTTATTGACCTTAAAGCATGACATCATTCATCCCACAATTAACTATGAAACTCCTGATCCGGATTGCGATTTGAATTATACCCCCAACAAGGCGATTCACAAAACTGTCAACATCGCCATTTCCAATTCATTTGGATTTGGGGGACATAATGTTTGTTTAGTAGCGAAAAAATATCCTTCTTAA
- the rnc gene encoding ribonuclease III, which translates to MFTKISVVFKKLFPGKPKAGCLSDEQIAKLESRLNYHFNDKSLITQALKHRSYLAVTNEPRLASNERLELLGDAVLGMVVTEYLFKKFPTKEEGDLTAIKSLMVSRKILTRIANQIGIGEFVLLNEAEQKAGGRNRPSILTDTFEAIIGAIYLDGGLSAVVDLVQRKLLARTTKIISEEQNKNFKSILLEYTQSKNLGLPQYLVRNEEGPDHNKLFTIEVMINNEVLGIGKGNSKKKAEQLSAKCALKKLNIL; encoded by the coding sequence ATGTTTACTAAAATCTCTGTGGTTTTCAAGAAGCTTTTTCCGGGGAAGCCCAAAGCAGGATGTCTATCTGATGAGCAAATCGCCAAATTAGAATCCCGATTGAACTATCATTTTAATGACAAATCGCTCATAACCCAGGCACTGAAACATCGTTCCTATCTTGCTGTGACCAATGAGCCGAGGCTGGCCTCGAACGAACGGCTCGAACTGTTAGGCGATGCAGTGCTCGGCATGGTCGTGACCGAATATCTGTTCAAAAAATTCCCTACCAAAGAAGAAGGTGATCTCACCGCCATCAAATCTCTCATGGTCAGTCGAAAAATTCTCACTCGCATCGCCAATCAAATCGGGATTGGCGAATTTGTGCTGCTAAATGAGGCAGAACAAAAGGCTGGTGGACGCAATCGACCTTCAATCCTGACCGATACGTTTGAGGCGATCATCGGCGCGATTTATCTCGATGGAGGGCTATCCGCAGTAGTTGATCTCGTCCAACGAAAGTTACTGGCGCGCACGACCAAAATTATCTCAGAAGAGCAAAACAAAAATTTTAAAAGCATTTTGCTTGAATATACTCAGAGCAAAAACCTTGGGCTTCCACAATATTTGGTCCGAAACGAGGAAGGGCCAGATCATAATAAGCTATTTACAATCGAAGTCATGATCAACAATGAAGTCCTAGGCATTGGGAAAGGCAATAGCAAAAAGAAGGCGGAGCAGCTTTCCGCAAAATGCGCACTCAAAAAACTCAATATCCTATGA